A region from the Silene latifolia isolate original U9 population chromosome 7, ASM4854445v1, whole genome shotgun sequence genome encodes:
- the LOC141592313 gene encoding heme-binding-like protein At3g10130, chloroplastic, with the protein MQAVGIHNIRRIINERPNLVTKSMAANDGRRNKSNSAWEARISLLLAIATQTASLSSRVLTDLYSETTKYVVPKQFEAPTLDQAFMSVPDLETIKFKVLSRMPQYEIRQLEPYFVAEVNMPGSKGFDFYGASQSFNMLAEYLFGKNIANEKMEMTTPVSTRKSTSGGEKMEMTTPVITRRAGGQEAWVMSFVMPSKYGAKLPLPKDSAVRIKEVSNKIVAVAVFSGYVTDEEVKQRESMLRDALKNDKEYHVKVRAQVEVLQYNPPFTLPFTRRNEVALEVERRQISS; encoded by the exons atgcaagcagtAGGAATTCACAACATCAGGAGGATCATCAATGAGCGTCCAAATTTGGTGACTAAATCCATGGCGGCAAATGATGGTCGGCGGAATAAAAGTAATTCGGCTTGGGAAGCTCGAATCTCTCTACTTTTGGCCATCGCAACTCAGACTGCGTCTCTCTCTTCACGAGTTTTGACTGATTTATATTCCGAAACCACCAAGTATGTCGTTCCCAAACAATTTGAGGCTCCTACTCTTGACCAAGCTTTTATGTCCG TTCCGGACCTTGAAACAATCAAGTTTAAGGTGTTGAGTAGGATGCCTCAGTATGAGATTCGCCAACTTGAG CCTTATTTTGTTGCGGAAGTCAACATGCCTGGGAGTAAGGGATTCGATTTCTATGGAGCTTCCCAGTCCTTCAACATGCTAGCTGAGTACTTGTTTGGTAAG AATATAGCTAATGAGAAGATGGAGATGACCACACCTGTTAGTACTCGTAAATCGACGTCTGGTGGAGAGAAAATGGAAATGACAACCCCTGTTATCACAAGGAGG GCTGGTGGGCAAGAAGCGTGGGTGATGTCCTTTGTCATGCCTTCCAAGTATGGAGCTAAATTGCCACTACCAAAGGATTCGGCTGTAAGGATCAAAGAGGTGTCAAATAAAATTGTTGCTGTTGCTGTCTTCTCAG GTTATGTGACTGATGAAGAAGTTAAGCAGCGAGAGTCGATGCTCCGAGATGCTCTGAAGAATGATAAGGAGTATCACGTAAAAGTTAGAGCACAAGTTGAAGTTCTCCAG TATAATCCCCCATTCACACTCCCATTTACGCGGCGTAATGAAGTTGCTCTGGAAGTTGAAAGGAGACAAATTAGTTCCTGA
- the LOC141590269 gene encoding uncharacterized protein LOC141590269 — MGNCLRLQAKTVKIKKRDGSILEYKASIKVEQVLSEFKGHALSDMLPVRQYLKSDIQLMAGRFYHLVPAPPTPSPKIGKKVHFSEPESTQVGETQNSSLRIKVVISRQELKEILEKGVVLLKDVVPELQTAGTEKVKTTDKCCSNEIWTPSLKCIPQVEL, encoded by the coding sequence ATGGGAAACTGCTTGAGATTGCAAGCGAAGACAGTTAAAATCAAGAAAAGAGATGGTAGCATTTTGGAATACAAAGCATCAATTAAAGTCGAGCAAGTGTTGTCAGAATTCAAGGGTCATGCACTCTCAGATATGCTTCCAGTTCGCCAATATCTAAAGTCAGATATTCAACTTATGGCAGGTCGTTTTTACCATCTTGTGCCTGCACCTCCAACTCCATCTCCAAAGATTGGGAAAAAGGTTCATTTCTCAGAACCCGAGTCGACCCAAGTTGGAGAGACCCAGAATAGCAGTTTGAGAATAAAGGTTGTTATCAGCAGGCAAGAGCTGAAGGAGATATTAGAAAAAGGAGTTGTCTTGTTGAAGGACGTCGTTCCTGAGCTACAAACGGCTGGAACAGAGAAAGTCAAGACAACTGACAAGTGCTGTAGCAATGAGATATGGACACCATCTCTGAAATGCATTCCTCAAGTAGAATTGTAG